Proteins co-encoded in one Enterobacter sp. R4-368 genomic window:
- the sspB gene encoding ClpXP protease specificity-enhancing factor encodes MDLSQLSPRRPYLLRAFYEWLLDNQLTPHLVVDVTLPGVRVPMEYARDGQIVLNIAPRAVGNLELANDEVRFNARFGGVPRQVEVPMAAVLAVYARENGAGTMFEPEAAYDEEVVSLNDDDHTSAQESETVMSVIDGDKPDHEDDHDNSPDDDPPPRGGRPSLRVVK; translated from the coding sequence ATGGATTTGTCACAACTGTCTCCACGCCGTCCGTATTTACTGCGGGCCTTCTACGAATGGCTGCTGGATAACCAGCTTACGCCGCATCTGGTTGTTGATGTGACGTTGCCGGGCGTACGCGTGCCGATGGAGTATGCGCGTGACGGGCAGATCGTGTTGAACATTGCGCCGCGTGCGGTTGGCAACCTGGAACTGGCGAATGACGAAGTGCGTTTCAACGCGCGCTTCGGCGGCGTGCCGCGTCAGGTTGAAGTGCCAATGGCTGCCGTGCTGGCGGTTTATGCCCGTGAAAACGGCGCCGGTACGATGTTTGAACCGGAAGCCGCGTACGATGAAGAGGTCGTCAGCCTGAACGATGACGATCATACTTCAGCGCAGGAAAGCGAGACGGTGATGTCGGTTATCGACGGTGATAAACCCGATCACGAAGACGATCACGATAACAGCCCGGATGACGATCCGCCGCCGCGCGGTGGGCGTCCATCGCTGCGTGTGGTGAAGTAA
- the zapG gene encoding Z-ring associated protein ZapG encodes MTWEYALIGLVVGIIIGAVGMRFGNRKLRQQQALQYELEKNKAELEEYREELVSHFARSAELLDNMAHDYRQLYQHMAKSSSSLLPEMSAEENPFRNRLAESEASNDQAPVQIPRDYSEGASGLLRGGASRK; translated from the coding sequence ATGACCTGGGAATATGCGCTAATTGGGTTGGTTGTCGGCATTATTATTGGTGCCGTGGGTATGCGTTTCGGAAACCGCAAATTGCGCCAACAGCAGGCCTTGCAGTATGAGCTGGAGAAAAACAAAGCGGAGCTCGAAGAGTATCGCGAAGAGCTGGTAAGCCATTTTGCCCGCAGCGCTGAACTGCTGGATAACATGGCGCACGACTACCGCCAGCTTTATCAGCATATGGCGAAAAGTTCGTCCAGCCTGCTGCCGGAAATGTCTGCGGAAGAGAACCCGTTCCGCAACCGTCTGGCTGAATCTGAAGCCAGCAACGATCAGGCACCGGTGCAGATCCCGCGTGACTATTCTGAAGGTGCTTCCGGCCTGCTGCGCGGCGGCGCCAGCCGTAAGTAA
- the zapE gene encoding cell division protein ZapE has product MQSLSPTSRYLNALNEGSHQPDDVQKEAVSRLDVIYQALISRSEPAAPQGGGLMAKFSKLLGKREPKEAAPVRGLYMWGGVGRGKTWLMDMFYQSLPGERKQRLHFHRFMLRVHEELTSLQGQSDPLEIVADRFKAETDVLCFDEFFVSDITDAMLLGGLMKALFARGITLVATSNIPPDELYRNGLQRARFLPAIDAIKQFCDVMNVDAGVDYRLRTLTQAHLWLTPLDASTAQQMDKLWLALAGAARQNAPELEINHRPLPTLGMENQTLAVSFSTLCVDARSQHDYIALSRLFHTVMLFDVPVMTPLMESEARRFIALVDEFYERHVKLVVSAAAALHDIYQGERLKFEFQRCLSRLQEMQSEEYLKRAHMP; this is encoded by the coding sequence ATGCAGAGCCTTTCCCCAACATCGCGATATTTAAATGCCCTGAACGAGGGTAGCCATCAACCGGATGATGTGCAAAAAGAAGCCGTCTCACGGCTGGATGTCATTTACCAGGCATTAATTAGCCGCAGCGAACCCGCCGCGCCGCAAGGTGGTGGCTTGATGGCGAAATTTAGCAAGCTGCTCGGCAAACGTGAGCCTAAAGAAGCCGCACCTGTACGTGGTCTCTATATGTGGGGCGGCGTCGGGCGGGGAAAAACCTGGCTGATGGACATGTTCTATCAAAGTCTGCCCGGCGAGCGTAAACAGCGTCTGCACTTTCACCGCTTTATGCTGCGCGTCCATGAAGAACTGACCTCGCTACAGGGGCAAAGCGATCCGCTGGAAATCGTGGCCGACCGCTTTAAAGCCGAAACCGATGTGCTGTGCTTTGACGAGTTTTTTGTCTCGGATATCACGGACGCCATGCTGCTTGGTGGGCTGATGAAAGCGCTGTTCGCACGTGGTATCACGCTGGTGGCGACATCGAACATTCCGCCGGATGAACTGTACCGTAACGGTTTGCAGCGGGCGCGGTTTTTACCTGCGATTGACGCTATTAAGCAGTTTTGCGACGTCATGAATGTCGACGCGGGTGTGGACTACCGGCTGCGTACACTAACGCAGGCGCACCTGTGGTTAACGCCGTTAGATGCCAGTACCGCTCAGCAGATGGACAAATTGTGGCTGGCGTTGGCGGGCGCGGCACGACAAAACGCGCCGGAACTGGAGATTAATCATCGGCCATTGCCAACGCTGGGTATGGAAAACCAGACGCTGGCGGTGTCGTTTTCAACCCTCTGCGTGGATGCCCGCAGCCAGCATGACTACATTGCGCTTTCACGGCTCTTTCATACGGTGATGTTGTTTGATGTGCCGGTGATGACGCCGCTGATGGAGAGCGAAGCGCGGCGGTTTATCGCGCTGGTGGATGAGTTCTACGAGCGTCACGTGAAGCTGGTGGTGAGCGCAGCGGCAGCGTTGCATGACATCTATCAGGGTGAGCGGCTGAAGTTTGAATTCCAGCGCTGTTTATCTCGCTTGCAAGAGATGCAGAGCGAAGAATATCTGAAACGCGCACATATGCCCTGA
- a CDS encoding glutamate synthase small subunit, whose amino-acid sequence MSQNVYQFIDLQRVDPPKKALKIRKIEFVEIYEPFSEGQAKAQADRCLSCGNPYCEWKCPVHNYIPNWLKLANEGRIFEAAELSHQTNTLPEVCGRVCPQDRLCEGSCTLNDEFGAVTIGNIERYINDKAFEMGWRPDLTGVKQTDKRVAIIGAGPAGLACADVLTRNGVKAVVFDRHPEIGGLLTFGIPAFKLEKEVMTRRREIFTGMGIEFKLNTEVGRDVQIDELLKEYDAVFLGVGTYQSMRGGLENEDANGVFDALPFLIANTKQIMGFGETPEEPYVSMEGKRVVVLGGGDTAMDCVRTSVRQGATHVICAYRRDEENMPGSKREVKNAREEGVEFQFNVQPLGIEINANGKVCGVKMARTEMGAPDAKGRRRAEIVAGSEHVVPADAVVMAFGFRPHSMEWLAKHSVELDSQGRVIAPEGSENAFQTSNPKIFAGGDIVRGSDLVVTAIAEGRKAADGILNYLEV is encoded by the coding sequence ATGAGTCAGAACGTATACCAGTTTATCGACTTGCAGCGCGTTGATCCGCCGAAGAAAGCGCTGAAGATCCGTAAAATTGAATTTGTTGAAATCTATGAGCCGTTTTCAGAAGGCCAGGCCAAAGCACAGGCAGATCGCTGCCTCTCCTGCGGCAACCCTTACTGTGAGTGGAAATGTCCGGTCCATAACTACATCCCGAACTGGCTGAAGCTGGCAAATGAGGGGCGTATTTTTGAAGCGGCTGAACTGTCGCATCAGACCAACACCTTGCCGGAAGTGTGCGGCCGCGTTTGCCCGCAAGACAGGTTGTGTGAAGGTTCCTGTACGCTGAACGACGAGTTTGGCGCGGTGACCATCGGCAACATTGAACGCTATATCAATGATAAAGCGTTCGAAATGGGCTGGCGTCCGGATTTGACCGGCGTGAAACAGACCGATAAACGTGTGGCGATAATTGGTGCAGGTCCGGCAGGTCTGGCCTGTGCCGATGTACTGACCCGCAACGGCGTGAAAGCGGTGGTGTTCGATCGTCACCCGGAGATCGGCGGCCTGCTGACCTTTGGTATTCCGGCCTTTAAGCTGGAAAAAGAGGTAATGACACGCCGTCGTGAAATTTTCACCGGTATGGGTATTGAGTTCAAACTCAATACCGAAGTGGGTCGCGACGTACAGATTGACGAGTTGCTGAAAGAGTACGATGCGGTGTTTCTTGGCGTCGGGACTTATCAGTCGATGCGCGGCGGGCTGGAAAATGAAGACGCAAACGGCGTGTTTGACGCGCTGCCGTTCCTCATCGCTAACACCAAGCAGATTATGGGCTTCGGTGAAACGCCGGAAGAACCGTATGTCAGCATGGAAGGCAAACGTGTTGTGGTGCTTGGCGGTGGCGATACCGCAATGGACTGTGTGCGTACGTCAGTGCGCCAGGGCGCGACGCACGTTATCTGTGCCTATCGCCGTGACGAAGAGAACATGCCGGGGTCGAAACGCGAAGTGAAAAACGCGCGCGAAGAGGGCGTGGAGTTCCAGTTCAACGTGCAGCCGCTGGGCATTGAAATCAATGCCAACGGTAAAGTGTGCGGCGTGAAGATGGCACGCACGGAAATGGGCGCGCCGGATGCGAAAGGCCGTCGTCGTGCGGAAATTGTTGCCGGTTCTGAACATGTGGTTCCGGCCGACGCGGTTGTTATGGCGTTTGGTTTCCGCCCGCATAGCATGGAGTGGCTGGCGAAACACAGCGTTGAGCTGGATTCGCAGGGCCGCGTGATTGCGCCAGAGGGCAGCGAAAATGCGTTCCAGACCAGCAATCCAAAAATCTTTGCTGGCGGCGACATCGTGCGTGGCTCCGATTTGGTGGTAACGGCGATTGCCGAAGGCCGTAAGGCGGCGGACGGCATCCTGAACTACCTCGAAGTGTAA
- the rplM gene encoding 50S ribosomal protein L13 has product MKTFTAKPETVKRDWYVVDATGKTLGRLASELARRLRGKHKAEYTPHVDTGDYIIVLNAEKVAVTGNKREDKMYYHHTGHIGGIKEATFEEMIARRPERVIEIAVKGMLPKGPLGRAMYRKLKVYAGNEHNHAAQQPQVLDI; this is encoded by the coding sequence ATGAAAACTTTTACAGCTAAACCAGAAACCGTAAAACGCGACTGGTATGTTGTTGACGCGACCGGTAAAACTCTGGGCCGTCTGGCTTCCGAACTGGCTCGTCGCCTGCGCGGTAAGCATAAAGCGGAATACACTCCGCACGTTGATACGGGTGATTACATCATCGTTCTGAACGCAGAAAAAGTTGCTGTAACCGGCAACAAGCGCGAAGACAAAATGTATTACCACCACACCGGCCACATCGGTGGTATCAAAGAAGCGACCTTTGAAGAGATGATTGCTCGCCGTCCTGAGCGTGTGATTGAAATCGCGGTTAAAGGCATGCTGCCAAAAGGCCCGCTGGGTCGTGCTATGTACCGTAAACTGAAAGTTTACGCTGGCAACGAGCACAACCACGCGGCACAGCAACCGCAAGTTCTTGACATCTAA
- the sspA gene encoding stringent starvation protein SspA, with protein sequence MAVAANKRSVMTLFSGPVDIYSHQVRIVLAEKGVSFEIEHVEKDNPPQDLIDLNPNQSVPTLVDRELTLWESRIIMEYLDERFPHPPLMPVYPVARGESRLYMHRIEKDWYSLMNTIQNSSGAQADAARKQLREELLAIGPLFTQKPYFLNDEFSLVDCYLAPLLWRLPVLGIELSGAGAKELKGYMTRVFERDSFLASLTEAEREMRLGRG encoded by the coding sequence ATGGCTGTCGCAGCCAACAAACGTTCGGTAATGACGCTGTTTTCTGGTCCTGTGGACATCTATAGCCATCAGGTCCGTATCGTGCTGGCCGAAAAAGGTGTCAGCTTCGAAATTGAGCACGTGGAAAAGGATAATCCTCCTCAGGATCTGATTGACCTCAACCCGAATCAAAGCGTACCGACACTTGTAGATCGTGAACTCACCCTGTGGGAATCACGCATCATTATGGAATATCTGGACGAGCGTTTCCCGCACCCGCCGTTAATGCCGGTTTACCCGGTGGCGCGCGGTGAGAGCCGTCTGTACATGCACCGTATTGAGAAAGACTGGTATTCGCTGATGAATACCATCCAGAACAGCAGTGGCGCACAGGCGGACGCGGCGCGTAAACAGCTGCGTGAAGAGCTGCTGGCGATTGGCCCGCTGTTCACCCAGAAACCGTACTTCCTGAACGACGAGTTCAGCCTGGTTGACTGCTACCTCGCACCGCTGCTGTGGCGTCTGCCGGTACTGGGTATCGAACTGAGTGGTGCCGGTGCGAAAGAGCTGAAAGGGTATATGACACGCGTTTTCGAGCGTGATTCCTTCCTTGCCTCTCTGACAGAAGCCGAGCGCGAAATGCGCCTGGGCCGGGGTTAA
- the rpsI gene encoding 30S ribosomal protein S9 gives MAENQYYGTGRRKSSAARVFIKPGNGKIVINQRSLEQYFGRETARMVVRQPLELVDMVEKLDLYITVKGGGISGQAGAIRHGITRALMEYDESLRSELRKAGFVTRDARQVERKKVGLRKARRRPQFSKR, from the coding sequence ATGGCTGAAAATCAATACTACGGCACTGGTCGCCGCAAAAGCTCCGCCGCTCGCGTGTTTATCAAACCGGGCAACGGTAAAATCGTAATCAACCAGCGTTCGCTGGAACAGTACTTCGGTCGTGAAACTGCCCGCATGGTAGTTCGTCAGCCGCTGGAACTGGTCGACATGGTTGAAAAATTGGACCTGTACATCACCGTTAAAGGTGGTGGTATCTCCGGTCAGGCTGGTGCGATCCGTCACGGTATCACCCGCGCTCTGATGGAGTACGACGAGTCCCTGCGTTCCGAACTGCGTAAAGCTGGCTTCGTCACTCGTGACGCGCGTCAGGTTGAACGTAAAAAAGTCGGTCTGCGCAAAGCACGTCGTCGTCCGCAGTTCTCCAAACGTTAA
- the degQ gene encoding serine endoprotease DegQ, with protein sequence MKKQTQLLSAFALSVGLTLSAPFQTLAAMPSQVPGQGALPSLAPVLEKVLPAVVSVQVEGTAVQGQKVPEELKKYFGEEMPDQPQQQPQPFEGLGSGVIIDAAKGYVLTNNHVINQAQKINVQLNDGREFEAKLIGGDDQSDIALLQLQNASNLTQIAIADSDQLRVGDFVIAVGNPFGLGQTATSGIVSALGRSGLNLEGLENFIQTDASINRGNSGGALLNLNGELIGINTAILAPGGGSVGIGFAIPSNMAQTLSRQLIQFGEIKRGLLGIKGTEMSADIAKAFNLNVQRGAFVSEVLPNSGSAKAGIKSGDVIVSLNGKPLSSFAELRSRIATTEPGAKVKLGLLRDGKPMDVEVTLDKSTSSSASAELISPSLQGAELSDGQLKDGTKGITVGNVEKGSAAAQAGLHKDDMIIGVNRDRVQSIAEMRKVLEAKPSVMALHIVRGNDSIYLLLR encoded by the coding sequence ATGAAGAAACAAACCCAGCTGTTGAGTGCATTTGCGTTAAGTGTCGGGTTAACTCTCTCGGCACCCTTTCAGACCCTTGCGGCAATGCCGTCACAAGTCCCTGGTCAGGGAGCGTTACCCAGCCTCGCGCCGGTGCTGGAAAAGGTTCTGCCAGCGGTTGTTAGCGTGCAGGTAGAAGGCACGGCGGTACAAGGTCAGAAAGTCCCTGAAGAACTGAAAAAATATTTCGGCGAAGAGATGCCGGATCAACCCCAGCAGCAGCCTCAGCCGTTTGAAGGTCTTGGCTCCGGGGTGATTATCGACGCCGCTAAAGGTTACGTGCTGACCAATAACCACGTGATTAACCAGGCACAAAAAATCAATGTGCAGTTGAATGACGGACGCGAATTCGAAGCCAAATTGATTGGCGGGGACGACCAGAGCGACATCGCGCTGCTGCAATTACAAAATGCGAGCAATCTGACGCAAATTGCCATCGCCGATTCCGATCAACTGCGCGTTGGCGACTTCGTTATTGCCGTCGGCAACCCCTTCGGCCTAGGGCAAACCGCCACATCCGGGATTGTCTCTGCGCTCGGTCGCAGCGGCCTGAACCTTGAAGGGCTGGAAAACTTTATCCAGACCGATGCTTCCATTAACCGTGGCAACTCCGGCGGCGCGCTGCTCAACCTGAACGGCGAACTTATCGGCATTAACACGGCGATACTCGCACCGGGCGGCGGTAGCGTCGGCATCGGCTTCGCGATCCCAAGTAACATGGCGCAAACCCTCTCCCGCCAGTTGATTCAGTTTGGTGAAATCAAACGCGGTCTGCTGGGCATTAAAGGCACCGAAATGAGCGCGGATATCGCCAAAGCCTTTAACCTGAACGTGCAGCGCGGCGCATTTGTCAGTGAAGTGCTGCCGAATTCGGGTTCGGCGAAAGCAGGGATCAAATCGGGTGATGTGATTGTTAGCCTGAACGGTAAGCCCCTGAGCAGCTTCGCTGAACTGCGTTCGCGTATTGCGACCACCGAACCAGGTGCCAAAGTGAAGTTAGGCCTGTTACGCGATGGCAAACCAATGGATGTTGAAGTGACGCTTGATAAAAGCACCTCATCTTCCGCCAGCGCAGAACTGATCTCTCCATCACTGCAAGGCGCGGAGCTGAGCGATGGTCAGTTGAAAGATGGCACCAAAGGCATCACCGTTGGTAATGTGGAAAAAGGCAGCGCCGCCGCGCAGGCTGGCCTGCATAAAGATGATATGATCATTGGCGTTAACCGCGATCGTGTTCAGTCGATTGCTGAAATGCGCAAAGTGCTGGAAGCGAAACCTTCCGTTATGGCACTGCATATCGTGCGGGGCAACGACAGTATCTATCTGCTGCTGCGCTAA